In Carya illinoinensis cultivar Pawnee chromosome 6, C.illinoinensisPawnee_v1, whole genome shotgun sequence, a single genomic region encodes these proteins:
- the LOC122313595 gene encoding uncharacterized protein At5g49945-like produces the protein MASRPLFPSPLHLLAFLSLLNLFLSNLSRSLVLAADSHFEGFDSEDADPDIDSDSDILYPNSLRSPPLTLSDPHSSPLSPPDPSPQSRSPPLSDPPKPSSATFEDWDEDEFEGLPILQDKSLLTTTTAENDTPSDPKSSPLASPKAKPVPKSFTVEIVCGTFLIIFLINYFTGKRENENLALAWAAKFATKDSIFERNFSLLGVGEGEDSPLLLKEGQTVFKFYASGRRYCQGLLATMELKSRHDLISRLYNLVVPCKDEISFEVYMNDDAMDHVVFAVARKKLAKAMQKEVRDLQKFAGTVSPPTSGRKWVSEELAVISESKEVAADLITEAVLDQVFGEKAFEKFGKHFISMHFSDQHPGTNKRMLLFKFALPDVNNMADMTRLVALVPYYIDLNGRYKLSSQARSKTESARLKAAQEAYKELQNARQEALQKKKAERKKMMEEAEAKLGVESIRKKEAKERARQMKKGMPKVKMTRAH, from the exons ATGGCGAGTCGACCCCTCTTTCCCTCTCCCTTGCATCTGCTCGCTTTCCTCTCACTCCTCAACCTCTTCCTTTCCAATCTCTCTCGCTCCCTCGTCCTTGCCGCCGATTCCCATTTCGAAGGCTTCGATTCCGAAGATGCAGATCCCGATATAGACTCCGATTCCGATATCCTCTACCCTAATTCCCTCCGATCCCCTCCTCTCACACTGTCGGATCCCCACTCCTCCCCACTTTCTCCCCCGGATCCCAGTCCTCAATCTCGGTCTCCGCCTTTGTCGGATCCTCCCAAGCCTTCTTCCGCTACCTTCGAGGACTGGGACGAGGACGAATTCGAAGGCCTACCAATTCTCCAAGATAAGTCCCTCCTGACCACGACTACCGCCGAAAATGACACTCCTTCTGATCCAAAATCTAGTCCCTTGGCCTCACCTAAAGCGAAGCCGGTTCCGAAATCCTTCACCGTCGAGATCGTGTGCGGGACTTTCCTGATCATATTCTTGATCAACTACTTCACCGGGAAGCGCGAGAACGAGAATCTTGCCCTCGCTTGGGCCGCTAAGTTCGCCACCAAAGACTCCATCTTCGAGCGGAATTTCAGTCTGTTGGGTGTAGGCGAAGGGGAAGACTCGCCGTTGCTACTAAAGGAGGGGCAGACCGTGTTCAAGTTCTATGCCAGTGGGCGCAGGTACTGCCAGGGTTTGCTGGCGACGATGGAGCTGAAGAGCCGGCATGATTTGATATCGAGGTTGTACAATTTGGTGGTGCCGTGCAAGGACGAGATTTCTTTCGAGGTGTATATGAACGACGACGCCATGGATCACGTGGTTTTCGCGGTGGCAAGGAAGAAGTTGGCGAAGGCGATGCAGAAGGAAGTCAGGGATTTGCAGAAGTTCGCAGGGACGGTGTCCCCGCCAACGAGTGGTAGGAAGTGGGTGAGCGAAGAGTTGGCAGTTATCTCGGAATCGAAGGAGGTGGCGGCGGATTTGATCACGGAGGCCGTGCTTGATCAG GTTTTTGGAGAAAAAGCTTTTGAGAAATTTGGAAAACATTTCATCTCGATGCATTTCTCTGATCAACACCCAGGCACAAACAAGAGGATGCTTTTGTTCAAGTTTGCCCTCCCAGATGTGAATAATATGGCCGATATGACTCGGTTGGTGGCTCTTGTACCTTATTATATTGACTTGAACGGGCGTTACAAACTTAGTTCTCAG GCTCGATCTAAAACAGAATCAGCTAGATTAAAGGCTGCTCAAGAGGCATATAAAGAACTTCAAAATGCTAGGCAAGAAGCCTTGCAGAAAAAGAAGGCAGAGAGGAAAAAGATGATGGAGGAAGCCGAGGCAAAGCTTGGTGTAGAGTCTATTCGGAAGAAAGAAGCAAAAGAGCGTGCCCGTCAGATGAAGAAGGGGATGCCAAAAGTAAAGATGACGCGTGCACACTAG
- the LOC122312901 gene encoding metallothiol transferase FosB-like: MGNVGEIEEMQGLLIEEVEKMQEWSSSSTTMPLLALNHVSFVSKSLRKSIRFYEEVLGFVLIKRPSSFDFEGAWLFNYGIGIHLLESDAAPSKKGAINPKDNHISFQCADMNRVIRKLEEMNIEYVTAVVKEGGITVDQLFFHDPDGYMVEICNCQNLPVLPLISCPLKLPNTSRNNTTSSFYDKPSTKMSFYGESEALMMENFVADMMTISI; this comes from the exons atggggaacGTGGGAGAGATCGAAGAAATGCAGGGGTTGTTGATAGAAGAAGTCGAGAAAATGCAGGAGTGGTCTTCCTCTTCAACAACAATGCCTCTTCTAGCTCTGAATCATGTCTCATTCGTTTCCAAGTCTCTGAGAAAGTCCATCAGGTTCTATGAGGAAGTTTTGGGCTTTGTACTCATCAAACGCCCTTCCTCCTTCGACTTCGAAGGAGCTTG GTTGTTCAACTATGGTATTGGCATTCATCTGCTGGAGTCAGACGCTGCCCCATCAAAGAAAGGAGCAATAAATCCAAAAGACAACCACATCTCATTCCAGTGCGCAGACATGAACAGAGTTATACGGAAACTAGAGGAGATGAACATAGAGTATGTTACAGCAGTGGTGAAAGAAGGTGGAATTACAGTTGATCAGCTTTTCTTCCATGACCCTGACGGGTACATGGTTGAAATATGCAATTGTCAAAATCTCCCTGTTCTTCCCCTTATATCATGCCCTCTCAAGCTACCCAATACCAGCAGGAACAACACGACCTCATCGTTTTATG ATAAACCGAGCACAAAGATGTCATTCTATGGAGAATCTGAGGCGCTGATGATGGAGAATTTTGTGGCGGACATGATGACCATTTCGATCTGA